A window of the Brassica oleracea var. oleracea cultivar TO1000 chromosome C1, BOL, whole genome shotgun sequence genome harbors these coding sequences:
- the LOC106307384 gene encoding neurofilament medium polypeptide-like, with amino-acid sequence MELVKQDGNDSLDMLIRRAVGKDPFLTFHRPENSPVQLFQLLNTLERPGWPLLAPLKIQLHKCDKCTREFCSPVNFRRHKRMHRRSTKPEKYSAKEKDALGAFWDELSVFDAKEILSLKNMMLENVRGESVESGLISLIENPGYTALPQYYLRAGSDLLDIIQGRPLKFPIYSNQLFSILDDASEKTFMSNEAASMQKYIFDGENGKNVLEAKNVVACASFLLEQQLIKAWLADKDAEALRCQNLLVEEEEAAQRRQAELLERKKRKKLRQKEQRVKDQTKDAKEDESTTSDEQQQSPAESSRPLSVASDTEAQRSDSIPTENSSSLEEPQVLEIDNERNGETQAPTVDGAGFGNGQNMERRSGRREMERSQYGMPNGFRGNHAPKLGGMRKNGTNRDTRANTTKVWSRKADNPKSISPDAVVAEPEQTKNSEVLIGSVSVTIGNSCLSGEHNQAKCSSEEEGRIKAVEAKPTSEQSTVEVSRPVSSQGRKVSTANGNTDKKDKHLSSTQPEVKTANHISLQFNNHEAKAFLAKRWKEAISAEHVTLVLSQETDMPGNNTHESSNGVITAARPKHRMKPEKGAKVKYVAKQKIP; translated from the exons ATGGAGCTGGTGAAACAAGATGGGAATGATTCTCTCGACATGCTCATCAGACGAGCGGTTGGTAAAGATCCGTTTCTCACTTTCCATAGACCTGAGAACAGTCCGGTGCAGCTCTTTCAGCTTCTCAATACCTTAGAACGTCCAG GATGGCCGTTGCTGGCTCCTTTGAAGATACAGCTGCACAAGTGTGACAAGTGCACCAGGGAGTTTTGCTCTCCTGTCAACTTTAGAAGGCATAAACGTATGCATCGGCGTTCCACAAAGCCTGAAAAG TATTCTGCCAAAGAGAAGGATGCACTGGGGGCCTTTTGGGATGAG CTCTCTGTATTTGACGCAAAGGAGATTCTCTCATTAAAGAACATGATGCTGGAG AATGTTCGTGGAGAATCAGTTGAGTCAGGACTAATTTCTCTGATCGAAAACCCAGGATATACTGCGCTCCCGCAGTATTATCTAAGAGCTGGTTCTGACCTTTTG GATATCATCCAGGGTAGACCTCTTAAGTTTCCAATTTATTCAAATCAACTTTTTAGCATTCTCGATGATGCAAGCGAAAAAACTTTCATGAGCAACGAGGCTGCATCAATGCAAAAGTACATTTTTGACGGGGAAAATGGAAAAAATGTACTGGAGGCAAAAAATGTCGTTGCTTGCGCAAGCTTTCTTCTGGAACAACAATTG ATTAAAGCTTGGCTTGCTGACAAAGATGCGGAAGCCCTGAGGTGCCAAAATTTACTGGTTGAAGAGGAAGAAGCTGCTCAAAGAAG ACAAGCTGAGCTCTTGGAGAGGAAGAAGAGGAAGAAGCTAAGACAGAAAGAACAGAGAGTAAAGGACCAGACTAAAGATGCTAAGGAAGACGAGAGTACCACATCAGATGAACAACAACAATCTCCTGCCGAGTCATCAAGACCGTTATCTGTTGCTTCAGATACCGAGGCACAGAGATCAGACTCCATACCAACTGAGAACTCTTCATCCCTCGAGGAACCTCAAGTTTTGGAAATTGATAATGAGAGGAACGGTGAAACTCAAGCGCCAACGGTTGATGGTGCTGGTTTTGGTAATGGCCAAAACATGGAAAGGCGAAGTGGCCGTAGGGAAATGGAAAGATCACAGTATGGAATGCCGAATGGGTTTCGCGGTAATCATGCGCCGAAACTTGGAGGCATGCGAAAGAACGGAACTAACAGAGACACAAGAGCCAACACTACCAAAGTTTGGAGCCGAAAAGCTGATAACCCCAAATCGATATCACCAGACGCAGTAGTAGCTGAACCGGAACAAACTAAGAACAGCGAAGTTCTGATTGGATCGGTAAGTGTAACAATTGGAAACAGCTGTCTCAGTGGAGAACATAACCAAGCAAAATGTAGTAGTGAAGAGGAGGGAAGAATAAAGGCGGTTGAGGCGAAACCCACATCTGAGCAATCAACTGTAGAAGTATCGAGACCAGTGAGCAGTCAGGGAAGGAAAGTGTCAACAGCAAATGGAAACACAGACAAAAAAGATAAGCACTTGAGCTCAACTCAACCTGAAGTTAAAACCGCTAATCACATAAGCTTGCAGTTCAACAACCACGAAGCAAAGGCGTTTCTTGCAAAGA GATGGAAAGAGGCAATATCTGCAGAACACGTGACGTTGGTTCTGTCTCAGGAAACAGACATGCCGGGCAACAACACTCACGAATCCTCAAATGGTGTTATAACCGCCGCAAGACCAAAGCACAGGATGAAACCCGAAAAGGGCGCGAAGGTGAAGTATGTTGCAAAACAGAAGATTCCTTGA
- the LOC106307400 gene encoding uncharacterized protein LOC106307400 — protein MRNVNNTVDTVNAAASAIVSAESRVQPSSVQKRKWGSWWSLYWCFGSQKNNKRIGHAVLVPEPVASGSAPVAPVQTSSSNSTSIFLPFIAPPSSPASFLQSGPSSVSHTPHGVVNAYSRNEPPSAFAIGPYANETQPVTPPVDSAVTTAPYTPPPESGRASCATPSSPEVPFAQLLTSSLERARRKGCGGVSQKFSAGHYEFKSHQVYPGSPGGNLISPGSVVSNSGTSSPYPGKCSIIEFRVGEPPKFLGFEHFTARKWGSRFGSGTITPAGQGSRLGSGALTPDGGSGGLGSKLGSGAVTPNGAEMVGLGSLLDSQISEVASLANSDDDGSSSRHGDEGGAVAHRVSFELTGEDVARCFASKLYGVGLDEKSNKWSDSVSGNELSEKLRTFSLGSSKEFKFDNTKEEVIEKTAEWWANEKVAGKGDNSPGNSSWSFFPVLRSGGFS, from the exons ATGAGAAACGTGAATAACACCGTCGACACGGTGAACGCCGCCGCTTCTGCCATCGTCTCCGCCGAGTCTCGAGTCCAACCGTCGTCAGTACAG AAGAGAAAATGGGGAAGCTGGTGGAGCTTGTACTGGTGTTTCGGATCCCAGAAGAACAACAAACGGATCGGTCACGCGGTTCTCGTACCCGAACCTGTTGCATCCGGATCAGCTCCGGTGGCTCCAGTCCAAACCTCGTCTAGCAACTCAACTTCGATATTCCTTCCTTTTATAGCTCCTCCTTCATCTCCAGCATCGTTTCTTCAGTCAGGTCCTTCCTCTGTGTCCCACACTCCTCACGGAGTCGTTAATGCGTATTCCCGCAACGAACCGCCTTCAGCCTTTGCTATTGGGCCTTACGCTAACGAAACTCAGCCCGTGACTCCACCTGTCGACTCCGCCGTCACAACTGCTCCCTACACGCCGCCTCCGGAGTCTGGTCGAGCGTCTTGCGCAACGCCTTCTTCCCCTGAGGTTCCTTTCGCTCAGTTACTTACTTCTTCGCTGGAACGAGCTAGGAGGAAGGGTTGTGGTGGAGTGAGTCAGAAGTTTTCAGCGGGTCATTACGAGTTTAAGTCGCACCAAGTGTATCCAGGGAGTCCAGGTGGGAATCTGATCTCTCCTGGCTCCGTGGTGTCGAACTCTGGTACTTCTTCTCCTTACCCTGGTAAATGCTCCATCATCGAGTTTCGTGTCGGCGAGCCTCCGAAGTTTTTGGGGTTTGAGCACTTCACAGCGCGTAAATGGGGGTCGAGGTTCGGTTCTGGGACGATTACACCTGCTGGTCAAGGTTCGAGGTTGGGTTCGGGTGCTTTGACTCCTGACGGTGGAAGTGGAGGGCTTGGGTCAAAGCTTGGTTCTGGTGCCGTGACGCCAAATGGTGCAGAGATGGTGGGTTTAGGCAGTCTTTTGGATAGTCAGATCTCTGAGGTTGCGTCTTTGGCTAATTCTGATGATGACGGGTCGTCGTCAAGGCATGGTGATGAAGGTGGCGCGGTTGCTCATAGAGTTTCGTTTGAGTTGACTGGTGAAGACGTTGCGCGTTGCTTTGCAAGCAAGCTATACGGAGTGGGTTTAGATGAGAAATCGAACAAATGGAGTGACTCGGTTTCTGGTAACGAGCTGAGTGAGAAGTTGAGAACGTTTTCGTTAGGGTCGAGCAAAGAATTCAAGTTTGATAACACGAAAGAGGAGGTGATAGAGAAGACAGCGGAGTGGTGGGCGAATGAGAAAGTTGCAGGAAAAGGTGATAACAGTCCAGGAAACAGCAGTTGGAGTTTCTTTCCTGTGTTACGGTCTGGAGGATTCAGTTGA